The Syntrophorhabdaceae bacterium genomic interval TTCCCGGTTCCTCCTTTTCAACAAAGTGTGCGCCGTATAGGGCGCAGCCAAGGGCAATGCCCGAATCGCAGGAGCCGGGCTGGATAAAGATATTCTCAAAGGGCGTATTGTCGAGTATCTTTTTGTTTGCCACACTGTTCAGACCCACGCCGCCCGCGTAGCAGAGGTTTTTGCTCGGGCTTATCCGGTAAAGGTAGCGCGCTATCTCAATGAGCCCGTCCTCGGTTTCCTTTTGTACGGCATAGGCGATCTCGGTATAAAGATCATCGGGCAGATTCTGGTTTTCACGGCGGGGCAGGTCGGGAAAGAACTGCCTCTGGTAAAGATCGTTGTGCCGCACAAAGTTCTTTTCGCTTTGCGTGAGCGCAGCACCATCTACAACGTCGAAGAATCCCGGCTCCACCGTCTTGCCGGGTTTCCCCCCGTAGGGCGCAAGTCCCATCACCTTCCCTGAACCGAAATCACCGAAATTCAGAAACACCGATGTCCCCATATAGACAAGGCCCAGCCCGTTCATGTATCCCGGGGCAGTACAGTCCTTCCGTATCAGGGTCAGCTCATTCCCCTGCGCCCTGTAGAACGACTGGACCTCTTCGCGGTCTTTCTGCTCTTTGATCGTCAATCCCCGGAGCGAAAAGGGAAGCTCTTTGCCGCTCTCGATCTCAATGGATTTGCTTCCCAGCCCGTCAACGACCATTATGGCAGCCTCATCGAAAGGCGATGCGCAAAAGGCGCTCGCCGCATGGGCATCGTGATGGGAGACCGTATGGACCCGGCCGGTATAGCCGAGCTCTTCTCTGATCGAACCGACCGTGACATTGCTTCCTTCCTTATCATAACGGGTGACCCCGACGACAAGGTCTATCTCGTTAATGCTCTTAAGCCCGGCAGCCTGAAGGAGGTATCTCACCGAGAGATGAGGGAAGTAGCCGGAGTGCTTTTTCCTGTCGAGCCTCTCCTCGCCGATGGCCCAGAGGCGGCCATTTGATATGATGGCGCCGCCGGTGTCGTGTCCGAATATATGAAGACCTAAGATATTCACAAAATACCCCTATAGATTATCTGCCTGAGAACAGTGTAACATATAAATTTTCCTAATATAACAGGAGAACCCCGGCCAGTCAATCTCAAAAGCAGTCCTGCCCATAGAGAAAGGCAGCAGAGAGCAAAGAGCTGAGAGCTGAGAGTGAACTCAACAAACCCAACGAACCCAATGCACGCAACAAACGCGAGCGGCACAAACCAGCCCATCCCAACAAAAACCTTGACAACCTCAATGATATAATCACATT includes:
- a CDS encoding carbamoyltransferase C-terminal domain-containing protein, with amino-acid sequence MNILGLHIFGHDTGGAIISNGRLWAIGEERLDRKKHSGYFPHLSVRYLLQAAGLKSINEIDLVVGVTRYDKEGSNVTVGSIREELGYTGRVHTVSHHDAHAASAFCASPFDEAAIMVVDGLGSKSIEIESGKELPFSLRGLTIKEQKDREEVQSFYRAQGNELTLIRKDCTAPGYMNGLGLVYMGTSVFLNFGDFGSGKVMGLAPYGGKPGKTVEPGFFDVVDGAALTQSEKNFVRHNDLYQRQFFPDLPRRENQNLPDDLYTEIAYAVQKETEDGLIEIARYLYRISPSKNLCYAGGVGLNSVANKKILDNTPFENIFIQPGSCDSGIALGCALYGAHFVEKEEPGKYRFKNAYLGRTYSEEEILDALRNTPNIRFTKEQDIVKRTAGLLADGKILGWLEGGSEIGPRALGHRSIICDPGKPGMKDVLNAKVKHREGFRPFAPSVLLEHASEYFDLDCESPYMLLIAAVKDDKQSVVPAITHVDGTARVQTVTKNDNGRYYDLIKEFYNITNVPVILNTSFNIAGEPIVETPQDALRCFMSTEMDYLVIEDYLVEAVGPKELVKGPVADENKLKAVDIRGGRGLKRWLAGFKKR